A window of Equus caballus isolate H_3958 breed thoroughbred chromosome 21, TB-T2T, whole genome shotgun sequence genomic DNA:
CCCGCGCTCGCACGTATGGTGCGTGGTGACGTCGCGGCGGCGCGGGCGCCATCCCGGAAGCGCGAGCAAGGCCGCCAGATGTGCAGGTGCCGCTGCCACCGACGCCGGGGCCGAGttctgggtggggctggggccgcCGGGGCCGCTGGGGAGCCGGGCAGGGTCGGGCGCGGCCCCGGGCTGTCGCGGGGTGGGGCGCGCCGCTGGCCACGTCTAGGCACCTCTCCTGCGcacaggcctcagtttccccgtctgctCAGTGGACGCGTTGGCGGCGCCGCGGTCTGGATCCGGATCCGGGGCGCGGGAGTTGGGGCCGCCTGTGTTTAGGCCGTGCTGTGTCACCCGGAACTGGGCGTTGCCCtgcttgggcctcagtttccccgcttTGCAGGGGCGGGGCGTGAGGGGATATGCAAGCCCTTCCCCACTCGAGTTTTGCTGAGTGTGGACCGCCAAACTAAATTCTGTTAAATGACTTGGGTGGAATCGCGGCGCCTCTCTGCGTcgccgtgtgaccttgggtaactgAGCCCACCTCTGTGAACCTTAGTTGCCCTCGGAGACGATAGTTGTCTGCCTCATAGGGATAGTTGGGGATTAAATGAAGTGCTATACACGTGTTCGCGCATGTTCTTGGAAGCACCGGCAAGCCCTCGTTAAAATGCTGATTCCCGGGTCGCGCCCTGGCATTTCTTTACACTCCCTTTGAAGAAACAGTCTGATCCGAGCCCAGCGCCTTATCACTGTTGGTTTCATTCCCCACAGATAGCACTGCGAGATGCTGATTctttgttattctcattttctggatgagaaaactgacttaAAGAGGTGAGGTGactctcccaaggtcacacagcctccCTCTCTGTGTGTTTCCCCCATGAATATATTTGGAGCAGGAACCAGAGCTCTTGCTGGGCATTTCTGCCCTGTCTGTGGGCCGGACTAGCTGttagtcagggaaggcttcctgagagagacagctggggtggggaggagtgtgCCTCGAATCCCTCAGCCCTCAGATCTGGGAGCCAGAGACAGGAAAGAGCCCTCCTTTGAAGCAGAATGGTTTCCTGTAGGTCCAAATCCTGTGCCTGCCAGGCTCTGGCTGTGGACTTCCCGCCACATGACTCTGCCCTTTGAGTGCAAGTGTCCTCTTCATACATGATCACGCTTCTTTGGAAATGTGGAGTGTCTGGGTGTCCggacctggcacacagtgggagcTCAATAAACATGGTGATTATTGGGTGGGGAGAATTTCACCAGGGGTGGCAGCTTATTTCCAGAAGGCATGTAGAGGCTACAAACTGCTAGCTAGATTCAGGGCTCAAATAGATACTCGGCCCCGTggtgtttgggggaaaaaaagtattaGTTGCTGACATTTGTAAATGAGGcgatttcacagagaaaaaaaaccctgtatttccattttttccctggAAAAAATCAAGTCTGGCAGGAATCAGCTGCTGTAAGCAGCAGCTGTCTCCTCCTGGGTGGCTACTGAACACCTGGTCGGATTCACACCTTTGTGGACCCTGCAGAGCGTGGGCATGTGAGTTGTGACTCAGGTTCCCTGGCCGTGTGTTCGTGACCTAGTTCCTCAgcccgagcctcagttttctcaggtATAAATAAGGATGATAACAGTTCCCAGTGTGTGATGTTAGTGCCTTGTTTAGCATATAGTAGATCAAGTGAGCTCTGAAAGACCCTCCTGATCCTGTGTGTAAATTTTAACCAATCACAAGCAGGTCTTTCTGTCAGCCATTAAATGTGTGGACCCCAGAATCAAGCTATGTCAGAATTCTGGGTTTTTCCTgaccctcccccctgcccctgcACCTCAGGAGGGTCAGTGCTGAAGCTGTGGCCCCTCCTGCCCTGGCATGGTCATCTGCCTGCCAGGGGAGCTGGGAACAGCAGAGCCGTCTGGGTTGCTGGGCCCACAGCCTGGCTGCGAGTGCGTGAAACTGTTGGCTTTAATGTGCTAGTACAAGTCTAGCGGCAGGGCTGAGTTTGAAAGGTTGTGTTGGCCTCCGCCAAACTAAGTTCTGGAGATCCCTTGCTATGAGCCGGGTTCTGGGCTGCATTCTGGAGCAGAGCAGCGAGCGAGAGAGACAAGCCTCTGCTCTCTGGGAGCTGACTGCTGTGGGGATGACAGGCAAACAGATCAGCTGACGACCGAGATAATTTCAGGAAAAGACACGCCAGTGAAGCAGTTAGAACAAGGTGGAGCAATAAGAGTGGCCAGAGTCGGGGGAGTCAGCGAAGACCTCTTGGGAGAGAAGACATTGGAGGTGGTGGTGATTTGATGGGACGGCTGGTGCAAAGGCCTTGTGGTGGGAGTGGGCCAAGGGTGGGGATGTGGGAGGAGGCTGGCAGATCTGTGCAGGCCGAAGTTGCCCCTGACCTTGGGCACACGGAGGTGGGAAGCTGATGGGATTCTCATGTTACAAACATGGTCTCCTGTAGTTCTCAGAACACCCCCGAATTCCCAGGTGACAAAGCTGAGGCTCGGGTGGCACGACCCACTCATGTTCAGGCAGCCTTTGTGGTTGCCGGCGCCTCCTCTCTGTCCCACCCCCCGTGGTGACTGGTGCAGACTGAAGACTTCTTGCCTGTTTCAGGCagcggaggaggaggaagagatggacCCCCCGGACTCGGCCTCGAGGGTCTTCTGCAGCCGCATCCTGAGCATGGTGAATGCGGACGACGTCAATGCCATCATCCTGGCCCAGAAGAACATGTGAGTGGTGGGCAAGGGCCGTGGGTCCCCGGCATGGGAAGGGAAGGAATCCATTTGTTGGCCAGTGTTCTTGCCCTGCCCGGCCCTACCTTAGGCCCACACTGGTgctaaaatgaaggaaattagCAAATCTGCGACTGGCTCCAAAATAAGTCTTTTCCTGGCCTGGAGGCAAGGCCTTGGCACAGGAAGCAGGGCTTTCAGACGGGTTTGCAGCTGCAGACGGTTTGGCGGGGGCCGCAGCAACTCCTGTCCcaaggcctggggaggggagaattgGGGGCATAGGAGAGGCTGCTGGGGGATGTGAGGGAGCCAGTGTGCTGACTTCCTGTTGGGAGCCTGGTCTCTCGCTGTCCAGGCTGTTTCTGCAGAGGGCCTGGGTCTCTTGGAGGGGCTGTGAGTGCCCTTTGTCCTCcatggggcctggccctgtggcctttACAGCCTCACCCTAATTCCAGCTGGCCCTGTGAGGGAGCGCAGCTGACACGGCCTTGGGGTGGAAGCGCAGCCTCCTGGGGCTTTATTTTCGTGTCTTTATTCTAAGCTGTAAGACTCTTCCTTCTATTTACGGGACAGCACAGACCTGATACCCTTACATCTCCCTCGCTCTGTGATGAGTGCTAGGTATGTCTGAGTCTCAGCAGTGCCCATCTCTCTTAGTTCTTTAGGTCTGATTCAGACCTGGCCTAGGGAACTCCCAGACTGAGGGGGCACAAAACCAGACACAGACCTTTGTGGCTTCATGGTATCAGGGCTGTTCCAGAGGAACAACCTGGAACTAGGGGAGTCAGGGGAATCAAACAGCCTGCTTGGGGGAGAAGGTGAAGGCTACATGAGGAGGGCACACTTGAGTAGGGTTTTGAAGGTTGAAGAGGAGTTTGCTAGGTGGCTCAAACAGCAGGTAGAGCTCTGTAGGACAAGGGAATGGCACATACAAAGGTCATGGTGCAGGAAAGGACTTAGCATGATCATTTGGCAGGGCCCCGTCATTAGCAGGGCCCTGGAGATGGTGCAGAGGAGTTGGTGCCCTctctctgccaccaggctggaccgCTTTGAGAAGACCAACGAGATGCTGCTGAACTTCAACAACCTGTCAAGCGCCCGCCTGCAGCAGATGACTGAGCGCTTCCTGCACCACACGAGGACGCTGGTGGAGATGA
This region includes:
- the KXD1 gene encoding kxDL motif-containing protein 1 isoform X1 yields the protein MITLLWKCGVSGCPDLAHSGSSINMAAEEEEEMDPPDSASRVFCSRILSMVNADDVNAIILAQKNMLDRFEKTNEMLLNFNNLSSARLQQMTERFLHHTRTLVEMKRDLDSIFRRIRTLKGKLARQHPEAFSHIPEASLLEDEDEDHIPPSTTTTIATSEQSTGSCDTSPDTVSPSLSPGFEDLSHVRPGSPAINGRSQTDDEEMLGE